From one Paenibacillus sp. FSL K6-1330 genomic stretch:
- a CDS encoding helix-turn-helix domain-containing protein, whose amino-acid sequence MYKVLLADDEILDLEGMKSFIPWENLGMKVIDSVNNGFAACEVLEKEKIDILVTDVRMPNMTGLELAQRALKLQEELRIIFVSGYQDFGYVKQAIALNACSYVLKPMEDQELIDALTKVRLELDRLHERKETEEAYQQMIPILKNQYLLQILQRPYDGAILDIIKREYRLTELHWPVCVILLELDNVSTWRSSLLDSEEKLSVIEEYFSRLHKLLEQNGFEYICKVTDQRTAVLLNGGRGKEEIQSLLEELKQEYNYTMTVGEGRAANQLEQLHTSYQEALAALDYKMFRGKGKWILYSEVPTEDREDVKSLDIRLDALFTAMTEYDIVRIYDELEAIQLLASNIRSKFTIRNLAVYIMVKLEGHLQTINEELYRMAGLDLKNLDILLHFETMDDIFSWLRMKAMEISEMLKNRKSTKNGRLVEEIIENIQARMHENITLRDMANRFSFSPNYLGVLFKEETGHNFSDYVIKLRMERARDLLKTTKLKIYEIASQTGYQYLPYFSRQFKEMYGMTPLEYRRKHS is encoded by the coding sequence GTGTATAAAGTGCTGCTGGCAGACGATGAAATACTGGATCTAGAGGGCATGAAGAGCTTTATTCCATGGGAAAATCTCGGAATGAAAGTGATAGACTCGGTCAATAATGGCTTCGCTGCCTGTGAGGTTCTCGAAAAGGAGAAGATCGACATCCTTGTTACCGATGTACGCATGCCGAATATGACCGGGCTTGAGCTTGCTCAGCGGGCACTGAAATTGCAGGAGGAACTCCGGATTATCTTCGTAAGTGGTTACCAGGACTTTGGTTATGTGAAGCAGGCGATTGCCTTGAATGCATGCAGTTATGTGCTAAAGCCGATGGAGGACCAAGAGCTGATTGATGCGTTAACGAAGGTGAGGCTGGAGTTGGATCGTCTCCATGAACGCAAGGAGACGGAAGAAGCTTACCAGCAGATGATCCCCATCCTCAAAAATCAGTACCTCCTGCAAATTCTCCAGAGGCCCTACGATGGAGCCATACTGGATATTATCAAGCGGGAGTACCGATTGACGGAGCTTCACTGGCCGGTTTGTGTCATTTTGCTAGAGCTTGATAATGTGAGCACCTGGCGAAGCAGCTTGCTCGATTCCGAGGAAAAGCTTAGTGTCATAGAGGAGTATTTCTCGAGACTGCATAAACTGCTCGAACAGAACGGCTTCGAATACATATGCAAGGTAACAGATCAGCGGACGGCCGTATTGCTTAACGGGGGCAGGGGCAAAGAAGAGATTCAATCCCTGCTTGAGGAATTGAAGCAGGAATATAACTATACGATGACGGTAGGAGAAGGAAGAGCTGCCAACCAACTGGAGCAGCTTCACACGTCGTATCAGGAGGCATTGGCCGCGCTGGACTACAAAATGTTCCGGGGCAAAGGTAAATGGATTCTGTACAGCGAGGTGCCTACCGAGGACCGTGAGGATGTAAAAAGTCTCGATATCCGTCTGGATGCCTTATTTACAGCCATGACAGAGTATGATATCGTTCGTATTTATGATGAACTGGAAGCGATTCAATTGCTTGCATCCAATATCAGATCCAAGTTCACCATACGCAATTTAGCCGTGTATATTATGGTGAAGCTCGAAGGTCATCTGCAGACGATTAATGAAGAGTTATACCGTATGGCAGGATTGGATCTCAAAAATCTTGATATTCTACTTCATTTTGAAACGATGGATGATATCTTCTCATGGCTTCGTATGAAGGCAATGGAAATTTCGGAAATGCTCAAGAACCGAAAATCAACAAAGAATGGCAGGCTGGTCGAAGAGATCATAGAAAATATCCAAGCGCGTATGCATGAGAATATCACGCTGCGAGATATGGCAAACCGGTTTTCTTTTTCACCGAATTATCTTGGGGTGCTCTTCAAGGAAGAAACCGGACATAACTTCAGCGATTATGTAATCAAGCTCCGCATGGAGCGCGCTAGAGATCTGCTCAAGACGACCAAGCTCAAAATATACGAAATTGCATCGCAAACAGGGTATCAGTATCTGCCTTATTTCAGTAGACAGTTTAAGGAAATGTATGGAATGACACCTCTGGAATATCGGCGCAAACACTCTTAA